ATATGTTCGTACATATAGAGGGAATTTTGAAAAGAGTTCGCCAAACTTCACAGCACACACTAATTCGTTTTGAAGAAATTCCAGAACATTTACAATATAGACTAGCCTACTTAGAAAAAAAATATAAAAATATTTGGGTGCATAACTTCTAATGCTTTCTAACAATCAACACCTCAACGTATGCACATTCATAAAATAGACAAACAAACTCACGCTGATTTTTTAGGGCAAAACCGTCAAGACCCCATTACTGGAGACTTGATTGTGGCAGGAGACGAGATAGTTTTTTGCAATGAATGCAAATCTGCTTTTTTGAAAGATACATGGGAATATTTGGGGGGGCGGCATTGCAATCAGAACAGGACATTAGCTGTTTTCCCTGTCAGAAAAACATTAAATCTAAAATCTAAACGAGAATATTTTAAAGCCTATTTACACAGCATTTCAGACTGGAAAGAGTTTGATACTCGTTTAAAAACTTTGCCTTGGGTACTTTCTAGTTTGGATATGAAGGAGTTTAGAAAAAAGTCTAAGAACTCAATGTTACGTCTGGTGTTGTTTGTAACATCTCTGTTATTGGTTGCTATTTTATGCTATCTTCTCTCATTTAGTAGTTCTGTATTTATGCTATTCTTATTGATTACAGGAATAGGATTTATTGGAGAATTTCTAAGTAGAAGTTTAAAAAGTGTCGATAAGTCAGAAAAACCACAGATAAGCATAGAAAAAGACCAAATTATCGTTTTTATGCCTTACAAAGAGCAAAAAGTAACTTTAGCTAAATACAAAATAGAAGAAATAGAACTCATTTCTAAAGAAAAAAATAACTACAAACTGCGTGTTTCTTATACAAAAGGTTCTATGTTTTTCTCATTTTATCTTGCGCCACGCCAACTTAGTTCGTTGGTAGAAACACTCTATGATTGGTCGGATAGTGTTAGAATTGATTTGAGAAAAACTAAGTTTTTGTTGAAGGGAATGAATGATTACAGTTATTTGTATGCTTCACTAGATGCAGAGGAAGAAGAACCTCATTTACTTTTGCCCTAATGAATATATTAGACTTTTTTAGAAATGTTTTAAGCATTAATAGCTTGTTTTTTTAAGTTAAAACACCCTAAGGGTTTGTTAAATCCTTAGGGTGTGTATCTTAACTTCTTTCTAAAACCATATCCTCTAAAGATTCTATCCATAGAGGATGCGAGTTGAGACTTTCTACCATATCCCAACGTTCTCCACCAAGTTCTAAGAAATCTTCATGGTAGGTTTCAGCTACTTCTACAGTAGTTTCTAAACAATCAGCTACAAAAGAAGGTACGAATACAATAATTTTCCTATATCCTTTCGCATAAATCTCTTTAATTACATCGTCAGTATAAGGTGGAATCCAAGGGTCTGAACCCAAACGAGACTGAAAACAAACAGTATAGTCTTTTTCTGTGATGCCAAGTTCTTTTGCTAGGTGGCGAGAAGTTTCATAACATTGAGCTCTATAACAAAGGCGATTAGTAGCATTATAGGAATTACAACATGTCCCTATTTTACAGTACGAGCTTGCTTTTTTGAGTTGGCGCTGTGGCAAACCGTGATAAGAAAAAACATAATGGTCGTAATCGTGCTTTGCCAAAAGCTCTTTTCCTTGAAGCGCAAAGGCTTGAATCATTTTTTTATCTGCTGGATATGCATCTACAAAAGAAACTTCTGGAATGAGTTCCCATTTTGAAACAATTTGCATTACTCGCTCCAATACCGAACCCGTAGAAGCCGAAGCATATTGAGGAAACATCGGAATAACAATGATTTTTTTGCAATTTATTTCTTGCATTTCCTTCAGAGCATTGGTTAACGATGGACTTTGGTAACGCATGGCTAGGCGAACTACATATTTTTCTCTTTTAGACTTGTCAGTTTCTTTGTCTGAATGATTATCAAGTGATTTTTGTAGTTTTTCTACTACATCTATGCCATGATAAAGCAAAGGAGAACCTCTATCTGTCCATAGCTTTTTATATTCTGCAGCCGATTTGGGCGCACGAAAAGGGGCAATAATCCCATTGACAAGTCCGTAACGAAGAGGAGCAGCAATATCTATTACTCGTCCATCTAATAAAAATTCACGTAAATATTTTCTAACATCTGGCGTTTTGGGAGAATCTGGCGTTCCTAAATTGACTATCAAGACACCGATAGGAGCATTTTTCATAAAGCTGTTTCTATATTCTTTTGTTATTTTTATCAACCGTAAACGAGAACTAAAGCCGTCGTTTAGGGTCTGCTAACTTTGTGAGAAGCAAAAGGGTTTTTAAATCTTTTTTATTTGACTGCAAAAATAGGGAAAAATTAGCTTTTGTTTTGTCGCCAAATCCATACAATTAAGCTAGAAATAATAATCATAGAGATATAAAATGCTATTTGATAATCAAACTCAAAATTATTTTTTAGTTTGGATTCTTTTTCTCTCTGTTTTTTGATAGCAGCCTCTAAATTCTTTTTAGAAAAAGGGTCGTAAGCATAATTTGGAATCACTAAGTTACTATCTGGTAAAAATAACACTTGATGAACTGTATCATAATCTGCTACTCTCATCAGTAAAAAGTTCATTGGTTCAGACTTGTATTTATAATTATAAATAGGCATTCTAGCTGTTCTGATTCCCTCAATTGTATATTCTCCTTTTGTTTTGCCGTTGTATAGTGTGAGGTAGTGAAACGTACTATCGTTTATAAAAACTAGATAACCATTCTGATAATTACCTATAATCTCTAATAGGTTATCAACCACTAATAATTCTGTTTCTTTTTTACTTATGGCATCTTCATTAGAGTAGTTCCTAGTAGTATAAATATGAAACTTATAATCTTTGTAGTAATAGTCTAATTCTGATATTTCATTTACATAGATTTTCTCATTTGCTAACAAATCTACTTTTTCATTACTGGTAGAAGTATATTTTTCTACTTCTTTTTCTGAAATAGAAAGTAGTGTATCGTATTGAGGATTGTTACTAGGCGAATGTCGTTTTTCTTTAAGAATTTTAGTCTGATTAGATTTTATATCTTCTATTTTGTCTAAAGCGTTTGCTAGAATAGTAAGAATTTTCTTTATGTAAATATCTTTGTCTTTTACATAAATTACTAAACCTTCATAATTTTCATCTTTCATATCGCCCATTTTCCAAGCCTTAAATTGGCTATAGCCTAAGGTGTAATAAAAATTTTGATGTCCTGCAAAACTATTTATATTTATAGCAACTTGTAAATTTGGACTATCAGAGTCTTCGATAAGTTTTTGGGCAAGGTCAATTAAAATTTGTCCTTTGTTGTCTGTTTCAAACTCTTCACCAAAAGACCAATATTCTAAATGTATATTTTTAGTATCTTCGTAAAGGTCAATATCCATAGTTGCTTTTGCAAAGGGACAGGTATAAAAGAAAACTATACTAAGGAGTAGAAAATAATGTGAGATATTCATAAATGAATTTTTTTAAAAGAATAGAGTTTTAGTATCATAAATTACGTATTTTTATATGAAACCAAGCAGCCAAAATTATGATAACTTCAATAGACCAATTAGACTTTGATAAAACGTATTCCTATGCAGATTATTTTGAGATTAAATT
This sequence is a window from Bernardetia sp.. Protein-coding genes within it:
- the hemH gene encoding ferrochelatase; its protein translation is MKNAPIGVLIVNLGTPDSPKTPDVRKYLREFLLDGRVIDIAAPLRYGLVNGIIAPFRAPKSAAEYKKLWTDRGSPLLYHGIDVVEKLQKSLDNHSDKETDKSKREKYVVRLAMRYQSPSLTNALKEMQEINCKKIIVIPMFPQYASASTGSVLERVMQIVSKWELIPEVSFVDAYPADKKMIQAFALQGKELLAKHDYDHYVFSYHGLPQRQLKKASSYCKIGTCCNSYNATNRLCYRAQCYETSRHLAKELGITEKDYTVCFQSRLGSDPWIPPYTDDVIKEIYAKGYRKIIVFVPSFVADCLETTVEVAETYHEDFLELGGERWDMVESLNSHPLWIESLEDMVLERS